A stretch of the Mesorhizobium sp. Pch-S genome encodes the following:
- the cyoC gene encoding cytochrome o ubiquinol oxidase subunit III: MSAVVATAAEKAVPTFYVKDEHDHAEGGSTMLGFWIYLMSDCLIFAILFAVYGVLGTNYAAGPAPKDLFDLSLVAVNTTMLLLSSITYGFAMLAMEKNRVAATQVWLGVTGLFGLAFLGIELYEFAHMIHEGATPQRSGFLSAFFTLVGTHGLHVTFGIIWLVTLMIQVGQRGLIAANRRRLMCLSMFWHFLDVIWIGVFTFVYLMGMLR; the protein is encoded by the coding sequence GTGAGCGCCGTCGTGGCGACGGCTGCCGAAAAAGCCGTTCCGACCTTCTATGTGAAGGACGAGCACGATCACGCCGAAGGCGGCAGCACCATGCTCGGCTTCTGGATCTACCTGATGAGCGACTGCCTCATCTTCGCGATCCTGTTTGCCGTCTATGGCGTGCTCGGCACCAATTATGCCGCCGGCCCGGCGCCGAAGGACCTGTTCGACCTGTCGCTGGTGGCGGTCAACACGACGATGCTCCTGCTGTCCTCCATCACCTATGGCTTCGCCATGCTGGCGATGGAAAAGAACCGCGTCGCTGCCACGCAGGTCTGGCTCGGCGTGACCGGCCTGTTCGGCCTCGCCTTCCTCGGCATCGAACTCTACGAATTCGCCCATATGATCCACGAGGGGGCGACCCCGCAGCGCAGCGGTTTCCTGTCGGCCTTCTTCACGCTGGTCGGCACGCACGGGCTGCATGTCACCTTCGGCATCATCTGGCTGGTGACGCTGATGATCCAGGTCGGCCAGCGCGGCCTGATCGCGGCCAACCGCCGCCGCCTGATGTGCCTGTCGATGTTCTGGCACTTCCTCGACGTGATCTGGATCGGCGTCTTCACCTTCGTCTATCTGATGGGAATGCTGCGATGA
- a CDS encoding TetR/AcrR family transcriptional regulator has product MNAAQKLFLEHGILATTIEQIALGAELSKGAFYLHFDSKDEIHLALCERFSLRFNDSVREAVAKVPKDDWRRKVTTWVHATVGGLLDEGDLVNMLFHSHPIPANTGWDDIVVAPLLDLLDAGAARGAWKLEDSRFTAIFLYSGLHGVVDDALMGERRTNRTRLMRGIETMCLTALGLAE; this is encoded by the coding sequence ATGAACGCGGCCCAGAAGCTGTTTCTGGAGCATGGGATCCTAGCGACGACGATAGAGCAGATCGCGTTGGGCGCGGAACTCTCGAAAGGCGCGTTCTACCTCCATTTCGATTCCAAGGATGAAATCCATCTGGCTCTCTGCGAACGCTTCAGCCTGCGCTTCAACGACAGCGTTCGTGAAGCCGTCGCGAAGGTGCCGAAGGATGACTGGCGCCGGAAGGTCACGACATGGGTGCACGCAACCGTCGGCGGCCTCCTCGACGAGGGTGATCTGGTGAACATGCTGTTCCATTCACACCCGATACCGGCGAACACGGGATGGGACGATATCGTGGTCGCGCCGCTGCTCGACCTGCTCGACGCGGGCGCCGCGCGTGGCGCGTGGAAACTGGAGGACAGCCGGTTTACGGCGATCTTCCTCTATTCGGGACTGCATGGCGTCGTCGACGATGCCCTGATGGGTGAACGGCGGACGAACCGAACGCGTCTCATGCGCGGCATCGAGACAATGTGCCTGACCGCGCTCGGGCTTGCCGAGTAG
- the cyoB gene encoding cytochrome o ubiquinol oxidase subunit I translates to MAVPQNVETTFLFGRLTWEAFPLHEPIVVATFAVVALGGVALLATLTWFRLWGYLWREWFTSVDHKKIGIMYMVLGIVMLLRGFADAIMMRLQQAMAFNGSEGYLNAHHYDQIFTAHGVIMIFFVAMPLVTGLMNYVVPLQIGARDVSFPFLNNFSFWMTVGGAVLVMASLFVGEFAQTGWLAYPPLSNIGYSPWVGVDYYIWGLQVAGVGTTLSGINLVCTIVKMRAPGMSLMKMPVFTWTSLCTNVLIVASFPVLTAVLALLSLDRYVGTNFFTNDFGGNPMMYVNLIWIWGHPEVYILILPLFGVFSEVTSTFSGKRLFGYTSMVYATVVITVLSYLVWLHHFFTMGSGASVNSFFGITTMIISIPTGAKIFNWLFTMYRGRIRFDLPMMWTVAFMLTFTVGGMTGVLLAVPPADFVLHNSLFLIAHFHNVIIGGVLFGLFAGIAYWWPKAFGFKLDPFWGKVSFWCWVVGFWLAFMPLYILGLMGVTRRMRVFDDPSLQIWFIIAGLGAALIAVGIAAMLLQFFVSIMRREKLADDTGDPWDGRTLEWSTSSPPPAYNFAFTPVVHDNDAWWDMKKRGYSRPLSGYRPIHMPKNTGTGVILAALSTIVGFALIWYIWWLAAVGFFALLVVAIGHTFNYHRDFHIPAEEVTRTEEARTQLLAVRS, encoded by the coding sequence ATGGCTGTCCCGCAAAACGTGGAAACCACATTCCTTTTCGGACGCCTGACCTGGGAAGCATTCCCGCTGCACGAGCCCATCGTCGTCGCGACCTTCGCGGTCGTGGCGCTGGGCGGCGTGGCATTGCTTGCCACGCTCACCTGGTTCCGGCTCTGGGGCTATCTGTGGCGCGAGTGGTTCACCTCCGTCGACCACAAGAAGATCGGCATCATGTACATGGTGCTCGGCATCGTCATGCTGCTGCGCGGCTTTGCCGACGCCATCATGATGCGGCTGCAGCAGGCCATGGCCTTCAACGGTTCCGAGGGCTATCTCAACGCCCATCACTACGACCAGATCTTCACCGCCCACGGCGTCATCATGATCTTCTTCGTGGCGATGCCGCTGGTCACCGGCCTGATGAACTATGTCGTGCCGCTGCAGATCGGCGCGCGCGACGTGTCGTTCCCGTTCCTCAACAATTTCAGCTTCTGGATGACGGTCGGCGGCGCGGTTCTGGTGATGGCGTCGCTGTTCGTCGGCGAGTTCGCGCAGACCGGCTGGCTCGCCTATCCGCCGCTCTCCAACATCGGCTACAGTCCGTGGGTCGGCGTCGACTATTATATATGGGGATTGCAGGTCGCCGGTGTCGGCACGACGCTGTCCGGCATCAACCTGGTGTGCACCATCGTCAAGATGCGCGCGCCCGGCATGTCGCTGATGAAGATGCCGGTCTTCACCTGGACCTCGCTCTGCACCAACGTGCTGATCGTCGCCTCCTTCCCGGTGCTGACGGCCGTGCTGGCGCTGCTGTCGCTCGACCGCTACGTCGGCACCAACTTCTTCACCAACGACTTCGGCGGCAACCCGATGATGTATGTGAACCTCATCTGGATATGGGGTCACCCGGAAGTCTACATCCTCATCCTGCCGCTGTTCGGCGTGTTCTCGGAAGTGACGTCGACCTTCTCCGGCAAAAGGCTGTTCGGCTACACCTCGATGGTCTACGCTACGGTCGTCATCACCGTCCTGTCCTACCTGGTCTGGCTGCACCACTTCTTCACCATGGGCTCGGGCGCCAGCGTCAATTCCTTCTTCGGCATCACCACGATGATCATCTCGATCCCGACGGGGGCGAAGATATTCAACTGGCTCTTCACCATGTATCGCGGCCGCATCCGCTTCGACCTGCCGATGATGTGGACCGTGGCCTTCATGCTGACCTTCACGGTCGGCGGCATGACCGGCGTGCTGCTGGCGGTGCCGCCGGCCGACTTCGTGCTGCACAACAGCCTGTTCCTGATCGCGCATTTCCACAACGTCATCATCGGCGGCGTGCTGTTCGGCCTGTTCGCCGGCATCGCCTACTGGTGGCCGAAGGCCTTCGGCTTCAAGCTCGACCCGTTCTGGGGCAAGGTGTCGTTCTGGTGCTGGGTGGTCGGTTTCTGGCTCGCCTTCATGCCGCTCTACATCCTCGGCCTGATGGGCGTCACCCGCCGCATGCGCGTGTTCGACGATCCGTCGCTGCAGATCTGGTTCATCATCGCCGGTCTGGGCGCTGCCCTGATCGCGGTCGGCATCGCCGCCATGCTGCTGCAGTTCTTCGTCTCGATCATGCGGCGCGAGAAGCTCGCCGACGACACCGGCGATCCCTGGGACGGCCGCACGCTCGAATGGTCGACCTCGTCGCCGCCGCCGGCCTACAACTTCGCCTTCACGCCGGTCGTGCATGACAACGACGCCTGGTGGGACATGAAGAAGCGCGGCTACAGCCGGCCGCTCTCCGGCTATCGCCCGATCCATATGCCGAAGAACACCGGCACCGGCGTCATCCTGGCGGCGCTCAGCACGATCGTCGGCTTTGCGCTGATCTGGTACATCTGGTGGCTGGCGGCGGTGGGCTTCTTCGCCCTGCTGGTCGTCGCCATCGGTCACACCTTCAACTACCACCGCGACTTCCACATTCCTGCCGAGGAAGTCACCCGCACGGAAGAGGCGAGAACCCAGCTCCTGGCGGTGCGGTCGTGA
- a CDS encoding ATP-binding protein, translating into MTLTPPPRWKTHAPTGSAKSGNVLGRTIIFNPDATNRKNLLLLIQLRWLAVAGQVITIAAIEWGFGIDLPLPEMAAVVLSLVGLNLASLLFLRMARPVSNGVLFASLLLDMTALTAQLYLSGGASNPFVSLYLLQITLGAVLLAPWSTWVLVAAASLCFVLLTMVFLPIEMSHHGGDLLDLHIRGMFVCFILAAGLIVLFMTRINRNLRERDAYLADLRQQSAEEDHIVRMGLLASGAAHELGTPLSTISVLLGDWRHSDIIARHPELLGDVDEMQAQLDRCKRIVSGILMSSGQARGEGSVHTTARDFLDGLVAEWRDHRSPAQLDYDNEFEPDEPIVSDAALKQVIFNVLDNAFEASPQWVGVTARRQGQALVLMVRDRGKGFDKEILAALGKPYMSSKGREGGGLGLFLVVNVIRKLGGTVTARNTGRGACVTLTLPLDALAAGDENGI; encoded by the coding sequence ATGACCTTGACGCCACCGCCACGCTGGAAGACACACGCCCCGACTGGGTCCGCCAAAAGCGGAAACGTTCTGGGGAGGACGATCATTTTCAATCCGGATGCCACCAACAGGAAGAACCTTCTTCTGTTGATCCAGCTGCGCTGGCTCGCCGTCGCGGGACAGGTGATCACCATTGCGGCGATCGAATGGGGGTTCGGCATCGACCTGCCGCTGCCGGAGATGGCTGCCGTCGTGCTGTCGCTGGTCGGCCTCAACCTGGCCAGCCTGTTGTTCCTGCGCATGGCCAGGCCGGTATCGAACGGCGTCCTGTTTGCATCGCTGCTGCTCGACATGACCGCGCTGACGGCGCAGCTCTACCTCAGCGGCGGCGCCTCCAATCCCTTTGTTTCGCTGTACCTGCTGCAGATCACCCTCGGCGCGGTTCTGCTGGCGCCCTGGTCGACATGGGTGCTCGTCGCGGCCGCCTCGCTCTGCTTCGTGCTTCTGACGATGGTGTTCCTGCCGATCGAGATGTCGCATCACGGCGGCGACCTGCTCGACCTGCACATCCGCGGCATGTTCGTCTGCTTCATCCTGGCGGCCGGGCTGATCGTGCTGTTCATGACCCGCATCAATCGCAACCTGCGCGAACGCGACGCCTATCTGGCGGACCTGCGCCAGCAGTCGGCCGAGGAGGATCACATCGTTCGCATGGGCCTGCTGGCTTCGGGTGCGGCGCATGAACTCGGTACCCCGCTCTCCACGATCTCGGTGCTGCTCGGCGACTGGCGCCATTCCGACATCATCGCGCGGCACCCGGAACTGCTTGGCGATGTCGATGAGATGCAGGCCCAGCTCGACCGCTGCAAGCGCATCGTTTCCGGCATATTGATGTCGTCCGGCCAGGCTCGCGGCGAGGGCAGCGTCCATACCACGGCGCGCGACTTTCTCGACGGGCTCGTCGCCGAATGGCGCGATCACAGGTCGCCGGCACAACTCGACTACGACAACGAGTTCGAACCGGACGAACCGATCGTTTCCGACGCGGCGCTCAAGCAGGTCATCTTCAACGTGCTGGACAACGCCTTCGAGGCATCGCCGCAATGGGTCGGGGTCACGGCAAGGCGGCAGGGGCAGGCCCTGGTGCTGATGGTGCGCGATCGCGGCAAGGGTTTCGACAAGGAGATACTCGCGGCGCTCGGAAAGCCCTATATGTCGAGCAAGGGACGTGAAGGTGGCGGGCTCGGGCTGTTCCTGGTCGTCAACGTGATCAGGAAGCTCGGTGGAACCGTCACCGCGCGCAACACCGGGCGAGGCGCCTGCGTGACGCTGACATTGCCTCTCGATGCCCTGGCGGCAGGAGATGAAAATGGCATCTGA
- a CDS encoding response regulator transcription factor translates to MASDRSLVIVEDDAAFARTLARSFEKRGYHVDVCDSVQALSDFLEQGTPEFAVVDLKLGTGSGLECVKALHARDPSIRIVVLTGFASIATAVEAIKLGASHYLAKPANTDDIEAAFDRTEGDVDVPLSQRPTSIKNLEWERIHETLVETDFNISETARRLGMHRRTLARKLEKRPVK, encoded by the coding sequence ATGGCATCTGACCGTTCGCTCGTAATCGTCGAAGACGACGCTGCCTTTGCGCGCACGTTGGCGCGCTCTTTCGAGAAGCGCGGCTACCATGTCGATGTCTGCGACAGCGTGCAGGCTCTCAGCGATTTTCTCGAACAGGGCACGCCTGAATTCGCGGTTGTGGACCTGAAGCTCGGCACCGGCTCGGGCCTCGAATGCGTCAAGGCGCTTCATGCACGCGACCCGTCGATCCGCATCGTCGTGCTCACCGGCTTCGCCAGCATCGCGACGGCCGTCGAGGCGATCAAGCTCGGCGCCAGCCACTATCTCGCCAAACCCGCCAACACCGACGACATCGAGGCCGCCTTCGACAGGACGGAAGGCGATGTCGACGTGCCGCTGTCGCAGCGCCCGACCTCGATCAAGAACCTCGAATGGGAACGCATCCACGAGACGCTGGTCGAGACCGATTTCAACATCTCGGAGACGGCACGCCGGCTCGGCATGCACCGCCGCACCTTGGCACGGAAGCTGGAGAAGCGGCCGGTGAAGTGA
- a CDS encoding ABC transporter substrate-binding protein — protein MTGEEITLPRPARRIVDLWTIGTAFAIAAHGSPSRIVGVNTIAHAQFKSGLLGRLYPEVLDIPYDLSIGNGAPNIERLAKLDPDLVIDFRQGGHDSAAAMRNAGLRVARYSEIEGGIRATIAALLTMYGQMIGDTTRAQRIIAQMHERLTRLDVLKTVPQPDRQSVLLAMPSGDNLFVSGGDAGGLFSDFIYQAGGINAAATLPGFSIASVEQIASWDPDAILVFQSEGADLAQIYDHPILGGGKAVAGRRVYMLPIGANNWGSMGPDEFLSPIWLAELLYPHLLDSALREDMRQAYATIFDRDMTDQQMDEVLRIDLNSRSANYERFLKRA, from the coding sequence ATGACCGGCGAAGAAATCACCCTGCCTCGTCCCGCCCGCCGGATCGTGGATCTCTGGACGATCGGGACCGCTTTCGCCATCGCCGCGCATGGTTCGCCTTCGCGGATCGTCGGCGTCAACACGATCGCCCATGCGCAGTTCAAAAGCGGGCTGCTGGGCCGGCTTTATCCCGAGGTTCTCGATATCCCGTATGATCTCTCGATCGGAAACGGCGCCCCGAACATCGAACGTCTCGCCAAACTTGATCCCGATCTCGTCATCGATTTCAGGCAGGGTGGTCACGACAGCGCCGCCGCGATGCGCAATGCCGGACTGCGCGTCGCCCGTTACAGCGAAATCGAAGGCGGTATCCGCGCCACCATCGCGGCGCTGCTGACGATGTATGGACAGATGATTGGCGATACCACGCGCGCGCAGCGGATCATCGCGCAGATGCATGAAAGGCTGACACGGCTCGATGTGCTGAAAACCGTGCCGCAGCCCGACCGACAGTCGGTGCTGCTGGCGATGCCGTCGGGCGACAACCTGTTCGTCTCGGGCGGCGATGCGGGCGGACTGTTTTCCGATTTCATCTACCAGGCCGGCGGCATCAACGCCGCGGCGACGCTTCCGGGCTTCTCCATAGCGAGCGTCGAACAGATCGCCTCCTGGGATCCTGATGCCATTCTCGTCTTCCAGTCGGAAGGCGCCGACCTGGCACAGATCTACGACCATCCCATCCTCGGCGGCGGCAAAGCGGTTGCCGGACGCCGTGTCTACATGCTGCCGATCGGTGCCAACAACTGGGGATCGATGGGGCCTGACGAATTCCTGTCGCCGATCTGGCTGGCGGAACTCCTCTATCCACATCTGCTCGACAGCGCCCTGCGCGAAGACATGCGCCAGGCCTATGCGACGATCTTTGATCGAGACATGACGGATCAGCAGATGGATGAGGTGCTGAGGATCGATCTCAACAGCAGGTCGGCCAATTATGAGAGGTTCCTGAAGCGGGCTTGA
- the cyoD gene encoding cytochrome o ubiquinol oxidase subunit IV: MSANHDTAAGHEAHDAHHAHDDGHGHASLKGYLTGFVLSVILTAIPFWLVMTGAIENKQAAAIVIMVFAVVQIVVHMIYFLHMNSSSEGGWSMLAMMFTIIVVVIVLTGSLWVMYHLNTNMMPGLHEMSEMP, from the coding sequence ATGAGCGCAAACCACGATACAGCCGCCGGCCATGAAGCGCATGACGCCCACCACGCGCATGACGACGGCCACGGCCATGCCTCGCTGAAGGGCTACCTGACAGGCTTCGTCCTGTCCGTCATCCTGACGGCGATCCCGTTCTGGCTGGTCATGACCGGGGCGATCGAGAACAAGCAGGCCGCCGCCATCGTCATCATGGTCTTCGCGGTCGTGCAGATCGTCGTGCACATGATCTACTTCCTGCACATGAACTCGTCGTCGGAAGGCGGCTGGTCGATGCTGGCGATGATGTTCACCATCATCGTGGTGGTGATCGTGCTCACCGGTTCGCTGTGGGTGATGTATCATCTCAACACGAACATGATGCCTGGGCTGCACGAAATGAGCGAGATGCCGTGA
- a CDS encoding ABC transporter ATP-binding protein: protein MIALQDAGVRFGQRWIFRNLDLQVAQGTSLALLGPNGRGKTTLLRALAGTQSLTEGTRKAPVTIGYVPQSGAPVAYAVLDMVVMGRAQALGVFGSPSAEDYEVAHAALAHVGLATLAPRSFAAISGGERQLVLLARALATGARTIILDEPASALDLANQHRLLLILNALRRKGGYSIIFSTHLPQHALSATDETVLMVSNREILRGPTKVMLSEKNLERTYHVPVRRVAMTDGTIAIVPVLGDTIEAREEDNAKVD, encoded by the coding sequence ATGATCGCCTTGCAGGATGCCGGCGTCCGGTTCGGTCAGCGATGGATCTTCCGCAACCTCGACCTTCAGGTGGCGCAGGGCACCAGCCTTGCCCTGCTCGGCCCGAACGGCCGCGGGAAAACCACCCTGCTTCGGGCACTCGCCGGAACACAATCCCTGACGGAAGGAACGCGCAAGGCACCAGTGACCATCGGCTATGTTCCACAATCCGGGGCGCCTGTCGCCTATGCGGTGCTCGACATGGTCGTCATGGGTCGAGCCCAGGCATTGGGCGTCTTCGGGTCGCCATCGGCCGAGGACTATGAGGTCGCCCATGCCGCGCTCGCGCATGTCGGTCTTGCCACCCTGGCACCGCGCTCGTTCGCCGCGATCTCTGGTGGTGAGCGACAGCTCGTCCTGCTGGCCAGGGCGTTGGCGACGGGCGCCCGCACGATCATCCTGGATGAACCGGCCTCGGCGCTCGATCTCGCCAACCAGCACAGACTGCTGCTGATCCTGAACGCGCTGCGCCGGAAAGGTGGCTATTCCATCATCTTCAGCACGCATCTGCCGCAGCATGCGTTGAGCGCAACGGACGAAACAGTGCTGATGGTGTCGAACCGCGAGATCCTGCGCGGGCCGACCAAAGTCATGCTCAGCGAGAAGAACCTCGAGCGGACCTATCACGTACCTGTCCGCCGGGTCGCGATGACCGACGGCACGATCGCGATCGTGCCGGTGCTGGGCGATACGATCGAGGCAAGGGAAGAAGACAATGCAAAAGTTGACTAG
- a CDS encoding SURF1 family protein yields the protein MTRFLLLALSLLCIAILVGLGIWQVERREWKLDLIARVEQRIHAPAVAVPGPVEWAGVTAKSHEYSRVCLSGSYLNDRETFTQAVTALGGGFWVMTPFRTDEGFIVLVNRGFVPPDRKAAATRRADLVEGTTTVTGLLRISEPGGGFLRTNDPANDRWYSRDVAAIAAARSLADAAPFFIDADALPNAGASPRGGLTVVSFRNSHLVYALTWFGLAAMLSAALGFVLLRGRHHAADRMRR from the coding sequence GTGACCCGTTTCTTACTCCTCGCGCTTTCGCTGCTTTGCATCGCTATCCTCGTCGGCCTCGGCATCTGGCAGGTCGAGCGGCGGGAATGGAAGCTGGACCTCATCGCCCGTGTCGAACAGCGCATCCATGCGCCGGCGGTTGCTGTGCCGGGGCCAGTCGAATGGGCCGGCGTCACCGCGAAAAGCCATGAATACAGCCGGGTGTGCCTGAGTGGCTCCTATCTCAACGATCGCGAGACGTTCACGCAGGCGGTGACGGCTTTGGGCGGTGGTTTCTGGGTGATGACGCCGTTCCGGACCGACGAGGGTTTCATCGTCCTGGTCAATCGCGGTTTCGTGCCGCCCGATCGCAAGGCTGCTGCCACACGGCGGGCCGACCTCGTCGAAGGCACCACCACCGTCACCGGCCTGTTGCGCATCAGCGAGCCGGGTGGTGGCTTCCTGCGCACGAACGATCCGGCCAACGATCGCTGGTATTCGCGCGACGTCGCCGCCATCGCCGCCGCACGCAGCCTGGCCGATGCCGCGCCCTTCTTCATCGATGCGGATGCGCTGCCGAATGCCGGGGCCTCGCCGCGCGGCGGCCTGACGGTGGTCTCCTTCCGCAACAGCCATCTCGTCTATGCGCTGACATGGTTCGGCCTCGCCGCCATGCTTTCGGCCGCATTGGGCTTTGTCCTGCTGCGCGGCCGGCATCACGCCGCCGATCGGATGCGCCGATGA